GGCCCGCTGCTGGGTCAGTTGCAGGATGCCCCGCTGGAACTCGCCACTGCCAAACGTTACGCCGTACAGGTCTACGTTGCCCCTAAGCAGTCCGAGGACGGCTTTGGTGTCGGTGGTGGTGGTGATGGGGGCCTGCGCCTGGGCGGTGGCCGTCAGCAGCAGCGCAAGGATGGAGAGGGTTTTCATGGGCGCTCCTTAAAACGGGTAGTCGATCAGTGGGACACCACTGACGCGCGGCACTTCGTACCCTTCCGGGACGCTCTGCCAGGTGAAGTGCGTTTGAAGTCCGGCATAGGGCAGGCCCAGGGCGAACTCTTTAATCAGCACGGGCGCGGGCAGCGGCACCACAACCGGGGGAATCTGGATGGAGACAGTGTTGCCGGTGGCCATGTAGATCATCTGGCGCAGGGGCTTGGCCGCCACAGCTTCAGGCAGGAGCTTGACGGTAGGCCGCGTCCACGCCGTGAACAAGTTGGTGTAGCCGAACCGCTCGTAGAGGGGCGACGGCTGCTGCGGGAACGTGCGCTTGAACTCCTCAAGCTTCCACACGCCGGGCGGGTTGGGATTGGCCAGCACATCGGTCAGGGCGGGCAGGGTATGCACCCGCAGGGGCAGGGTGACCGCGTTCCCGGTCAAGCCCTGGGCGTAGTAGACCGGGGCGGTGGCCGCGAACACGCCGCCCAACCTGGTTCCAGCGTCCTTGCCCTTCTGGGCCAGGGTCAGCAAGTCAGGCTTGAGGGTCTGCGTGGGGGCCACCAGCGCCCCCGTGAGCAGGGTGTCCCACAACAGGGGGAAGAACTTTGCGGTGGGCTTGATGGCCTCCAGAATGTCTTTCTGGTAGTCGGCCTGGTAGTCCTTCTCGGCAGTGAGGGTTGCGGCCCCCACCCGCTTGACGGCCTCGTCATACCGGAAGGCAATCGGCCTGGGCGCAAGCGGATTTAAGGTCTCCTGATCGCCCTCAACGCAAAAGAGTTTTGTTGTTCCCAGGTAAAAACAGGTGCCGGGGAGATACATCAATGTCAGGTCTAATTTTGAGCCAGCACAGTAATCCGTGTTCGGGACGTTCGGCAGGATAGAATAAGTGTCCATATTCAATTCATCTTTAATATCTTGCCTGGGGATTTTTCCTGCCAATTCTTTAGGATACATTGAATCTTCGGTATTAATAATAAACTCTGGCTTAACCGCTTTTTGATTCTGCCCAAAGTCTATGGTGCAGTGCGAGAGATTCATAAAAGGGCTGTTGAGATTGAGCATGGCCCGCCAGTAGTAACGGTCCTCAAAACGCTGCCATGCTTGCCGCAGGTCTTGACCGACACGAAGCGTTTCATCACTCAAGCTGTACGGCACACTGTACTGGTACTTGCCGCAGCCCGCTTTGTCCTTATCGTTCCTGGACTTTGCTGCACATGCCTTGTACTGTTTGAACTTCTCAATATTGATAAATGAGGCGTGTGGAATGGGCCGGATGCTGGACGTGTCGTAAATATTCTGACGGTCATACTTCGGGGCTTTCTCGGTTGTCGCGGCTGTGGCGTGGCCCGCCAGCAGCAGCCCCAGGAGGACAAGCGGCCATCTCATTTGAGGATGACGCCCACGTACTTGCGTGCAGTGGCCCTGGTGGTGGTGTCGGCTTCGATGACCACGAACATCAGAACTTTCGGCCCAGCCTGCTCAAGCACCCGCTGGGGCACTTCTACCGTTCCCTTGAATGGAGCGGCAGCGCCGACAGGAAAGTAACCTTTGAGAATGCTCAGATCGCTGACGGGCACGTTCTTGACGCGGAGAGAGGTCTGGGCCGTATCGAGGGTGTAGGTCTTGCCTGCGGCGGCCCCGCTGAGTCCCACGGTGTACCTGAGCGCCTGGTTGTTCGGCATCCTGGCGTTGCCTTCCAGGTTCACGGTCAGGGTCAGTGCGCCATTGGTCCCAACAAATGAAGTTGGCCGGGCCGTGGCAGGTGCCGCCTTGACCACAGGGGCTGAAACGGGCCGAGCTGGAACTGTGGGCGGCTTGACCACGGGGACTGGTGGCTTCGCAGTTACAGGCGGTTTGGCCGCTGGAGCTGGGGGTTTCACGGCCTGCACAGGTGGTTGAGCGGCTGTGGCCGGGGCTGGCCTGGGGGCCGGGTTCTTGATGGTGTAAGACAGCACGCCGCTCCCCTTGTCGGTGAGGTCCACCAGCACTTTGAGAATGACGGGAGAGGAATTAGGACTTGCCGCCGTCTCCCCTGATGCTGATTTCTCTGCCTTTTGTTCAGCAGCCGTCAGCAGCCGAAAATTGATTGTGGCTGTGCCGCCCGCCTGAAGCGCGTCGATGTAAACGACTCTTCCATCGTATCGATCAATGCTCGCCAGCACGGCGTCTTGCTTGCTGGCATTGATCCCGATACTCTGAACCCTGGACGGAAAAACCAGCACGATCTGATAGTTCGTGCTGGCGGTCATCTTGACGGCGCTGTTTCCCGTCAGTTGATTGGTCGTGAAAATGGTTTGCAGGCCAGTCTTCACCACGGGCGCATTGCCCGGCGTTGCTGGTGCGGCGCTGATTCTGGCCACACCATTTGGAGCGGGCGGCTTGCTGGGCGTCACCGCTCTCTGCGCTGGCGCAGGCGTCGAGGCCACCTGCGGGGACGACGCCTGACCGTGCCCCAGGCAGAGCGTCAGGGCCAGGGCGGTCCAGGAAGATGCTTTCGTCATTCACGTATTTTGACACGAATATTCTGAGTAAATCTCAAATTCTCAATGAAATGGCTCAAAAAACACCCTGATCAATGTCATCATCTTGATCTTCTGTGTCAAGGTCTAGAGGTAACACCACCTGTGGCACTGGAATAGGCGCGGAATCTTCGCCTGTTTCAGCCTCTGCTGGGGGCGGATTGACGGGCGCTGTGGCCGGGGACACCGCAGCGGTTTCTGCACCGGCTTCCGGCGCGTGGCCAGCGGTGGCCGGGGTCTCAGTAACAGGGGAAGACTGCGCCTGGACGCCAGCCTCTGGCTCGGCCTGGGGCGCTTCGGTGGTGACCGGCGGCCCTGTGTCTGACCGCCCTGTGCCTGACCGCCCAGGGGGTCTGGGCGCGGGGGACTGCTGCGCGCTGGCGTGTTCCTTGAACCGCCACGGCTCCAGTCGGTGGGCCAGGATGGGGGGAAAGTCGTTGCACAAGATGATGCTCTTTCCGGCCCCCAGCATGGCGAACTCACTCGCGGAGATCAGTTCGCGCTCGGTCATGCGGACGTTGGTGTTCAGCTCCTTGCCGTGTTCCTCTTTGGCCTGGCCCCGGTCCTCCATCATGTACTTGCCACAGGACGCAGACACGAAAGAAGACGTGCCTTCCCGGTCATCATCTGAGCGGTCCACGGCGGGCAGAAAGACCTTGGTGTGGGCGTTCTCCATGATCACGGTCCGGCCTTCCTTGCCCCAGATGTCGCTGAGCTGGGCCAGCGACTGAATGTAGATGCACAGGTAGATTCCGCGTCCGGCCACGGTGCCCGCGTACTCCGCGAGCAGGTTGGGCGAGGCCCTGAACGCCTCGTCAAAGACCGTCAGGATCTTCTGACCCTCCAGGCCGGGATTCAGGTCATAGCGGCGCATGATCGAACGGAAGATGGCGTCGATGACCAGGTTGAACAGGGCGAGGTTCAGGGTCAGTTCGGACTCGCGGAACACCAGATACACCGTCGTCGGTCGGTCCACGATATCGGCGGCCATGAAATCGCTGCCCCCGGTCATGTGCTTGACGCCTGGGGTGATCAGGAAGCTCGCCGCCGTTCTGAGCCGCTGCCAGGAATTGTTCAGGAAGCGGTCCCCGTCTGCCTCATCCCAGTCCATCTGGTCCGGGTCTTTCCCCAGAAACGAGTTCAGCCACCGGGTCACCTGCGGGTCATTCAGCGCCTGGAGTCTGAGGGCGGTTCCCTTGAGACCGTGCGGCTGGTAGATCATCGAATCCAGAAACGCGACGGTGGGCGCTTCCGAAACTTTGGCCGCCTTGATGAGTGCCGCGAGCGCCGCGCTCGCACGCTGGGCGAAGATGGCGTTCGCACCGTCCTTGTCCGGCTGCATGAACCCGATGGCCGCGCTGAAGATCTGCTCATCGGTCTCCAGCTCTTTGAAAGGATCAAATTGATGGCTGCTCTCCCCACCCGATGGATTGAGAATGAACACGTCCTGGCCCAGCACGTCTCGGCGGTACCCGGCGGTCTGCTCGGCGATCTCGCCTTTGATGTCCACGACGATGGCTGACCCTTCCCAGTTGTACAGGTTGCTGGCAATGCTCAGCCCCTTGCCGCTCCGGCTGGGGCCAACCCACAGAAAATGTCCCAGCTCATTTTTTCCAGCGGTGCCCGGGCGGACCACCAGGGGCTGCTTGTAAGCGAAGCCCACCATCACGCCGTCCCCTTCAAACACCCCTCTGGTCAGCGGCGCAATTTCATCCTTGTGGGCGAAGTGGGCCGTGTGCCGGACCTGGGGCCGACTGTCCTTAAATAGATAAACAAGCCCGCTTCCCACCAGGAAGAATGCGGCGGCAAAAATGCCCTGGCCCAGCATCGTGAAGAAGACGGTGACCCAGAAGACCAGCAGCGCCAGCACCCACCGCATCATAAAAAGTTTGTAATTGACGATCACAGCACGCCGCCAGGAGGCCGGGGGGAGTGCTGACGCGACTCCTCCACCTTGACTGAATTCACCCGCATATCACGGTTGGCCATGACCTCGGGACGCCAGTACAAACCGAATGAAGCGCTGAACAGTCCGAAGATCACCCCGGAGATCA
The sequence above is drawn from the Deinococcus sp. AJ005 genome and encodes:
- a CDS encoding type IV secretory system conjugative DNA transfer family protein, translated to MRWVLALLVFWVTVFFTMLGQGIFAAAFFLVGSGLVYLFKDSRPQVRHTAHFAHKDEIAPLTRGVFEGDGVMVGFAYKQPLVVRPGTAGKNELGHFLWVGPSRSGKGLSIASNLYNWEGSAIVVDIKGEIAEQTAGYRRDVLGQDVFILNPSGGESSHQFDPFKELETDEQIFSAAIGFMQPDKDGANAIFAQRASAALAALIKAAKVSEAPTVAFLDSMIYQPHGLKGTALRLQALNDPQVTRWLNSFLGKDPDQMDWDEADGDRFLNNSWQRLRTAASFLITPGVKHMTGGSDFMAADIVDRPTTVYLVFRESELTLNLALFNLVIDAIFRSIMRRYDLNPGLEGQKILTVFDEAFRASPNLLAEYAGTVAGRGIYLCIYIQSLAQLSDIWGKEGRTVIMENAHTKVFLPAVDRSDDDREGTSSFVSASCGKYMMEDRGQAKEEHGKELNTNVRMTERELISASEFAMLGAGKSIILCNDFPPILAHRLEPWRFKEHASAQQSPAPRPPGRSGTGRSDTGPPVTTEAPQAEPEAGVQAQSSPVTETPATAGHAPEAGAETAAVSPATAPVNPPPAEAETGEDSAPIPVPQVVLPLDLDTEDQDDDIDQGVF